The following proteins are encoded in a genomic region of Haloarcula salinisoli:
- the glmS gene encoding glutamine--fructose-6-phosphate transaminase (isomerizing) translates to MCGIIGCVGRGSETLDTLVHGLSKLEYRGYDSAGVAMADERVSLCKKSGKIEDLRDALESATLSGSVGIGHTRWSTHGPPTDANSHPHQDCQGDVAVVHNGIIENYQSLRDELVAAGHTFTSDTDTEVVPHLIEDALAEGAEPEAAFRQAIARLEGSYAIAAVVAGTEAIFAARHDSPLVLGLDDGATYLASDVPAFRDFTDQVVYLADGEFARLDDAGWEVTDSDGVSVEKDVDTIEWDPEETGKSGYDHYMIKEIHEQPRALRQCLRERVDEMAGTVDLDDLGDLSPTGVQFVACGTSYHAALYGAHLFREAGIPAQAFLASEFATSVPPIGDALVIGVTQSGETADTLSALRAAQKRGARTLVVTNTVGSTAARECDHAFYIRAGPEIGVAASKTFSSQLAALNLLTLGMTNSDDAREVINALRELPGDLQRILDESRAEDVAEMYADAGAYFFIGRGLQFPVALEGALKMKEITYKHAEGFAAGELKHGPLALVTSETPVFTVVIGDDEKARKTVGNVKEVEARDAPVVAITDGQTDVHRYADHVLEIPETHERAAAVLANAHLQLLSYHTAAKLGRNIDKPRNLAKSVTVE, encoded by the coding sequence ATGTGTGGCATCATCGGCTGTGTCGGCCGCGGCTCCGAGACGCTCGACACGCTGGTGCATGGCCTCTCGAAGCTGGAGTACCGGGGCTACGATTCGGCCGGCGTGGCGATGGCCGACGAGCGTGTGTCGCTGTGCAAGAAATCGGGGAAGATCGAGGACCTACGGGACGCCCTGGAGAGCGCCACGCTGTCCGGCTCGGTCGGTATCGGCCACACCCGCTGGAGCACCCACGGGCCGCCGACCGACGCGAACTCCCATCCTCACCAGGACTGCCAGGGTGACGTCGCCGTCGTCCACAACGGCATCATCGAGAACTACCAGAGTCTGCGCGACGAACTCGTCGCCGCCGGCCACACGTTCACCTCCGATACGGACACCGAAGTCGTCCCCCACCTCATCGAGGACGCACTGGCCGAGGGTGCCGAGCCCGAAGCGGCGTTCCGCCAGGCCATCGCCCGGCTGGAGGGGAGCTACGCTATCGCGGCCGTCGTCGCCGGCACCGAGGCCATCTTCGCAGCCCGGCACGACTCCCCGCTCGTCCTGGGGCTGGACGACGGCGCGACGTACCTCGCCAGCGACGTCCCCGCGTTCCGCGATTTCACCGACCAGGTCGTCTACCTCGCCGACGGCGAGTTCGCCCGGCTCGACGACGCTGGCTGGGAAGTCACCGACTCGGACGGTGTCAGCGTCGAGAAAGACGTCGATACCATCGAGTGGGACCCCGAGGAGACCGGCAAGAGCGGCTACGACCACTACATGATAAAGGAGATTCACGAACAGCCCCGCGCCCTGCGGCAGTGCCTGCGCGAGCGCGTCGACGAGATGGCCGGCACCGTCGACCTCGATGATCTAGGAGACCTCTCGCCGACCGGCGTCCAGTTCGTCGCCTGTGGCACCTCCTATCACGCCGCGCTGTACGGCGCTCACCTGTTCCGCGAGGCCGGTATCCCGGCCCAGGCGTTCCTCGCCAGCGAGTTCGCCACATCGGTGCCGCCCATCGGCGACGCCCTGGTCATCGGCGTCACCCAGAGCGGCGAGACGGCCGACACGCTCTCGGCGCTGCGGGCCGCTCAGAAACGCGGTGCCCGCACGCTCGTGGTCACCAACACGGTCGGCTCGACGGCCGCCCGCGAGTGCGACCACGCCTTCTACATCCGTGCCGGCCCGGAGATCGGCGTCGCCGCGAGCAAGACCTTCTCCTCGCAGCTGGCCGCGCTGAACCTGCTCACGCTGGGGATGACCAACTCCGACGACGCCCGCGAGGTCATCAACGCCCTGCGGGAACTCCCCGGGGACCTCCAGCGCATCCTCGACGAGTCACGCGCCGAGGACGTCGCCGAGATGTACGCCGACGCCGGCGCGTACTTCTTCATCGGCCGCGGACTCCAGTTCCCAGTCGCACTGGAGGGCGCCCTGAAGATGAAAGAGATAACCTACAAACACGCCGAGGGCTTTGCCGCCGGCGAGCTCAAACACGGCCCGCTGGCACTCGTCACCTCGGAGACGCCCGTCTTCACCGTGGTCATCGGCGACGACGAGAAAGCCCGCAAGACTGTGGGCAACGTCAAGGAGGTGGAAGCTCGTGACGCGCCGGTGGTCGCGATTACCGACGGCCAGACCGACGTCCACCGGTACGCCGACCACGTGCTGGAGATTCCCGAGACCCACGAGCGCGCCGCGGCGGTGCTCGCGAACGCCCACCTGCAGCTGCTGTCCTATCACACCGCGGCGAAGCTCGGGCGCAACATCGACAAGCCGCGGAATCTGGCGAAAAGTGTGACGGTGGAGTAA
- the glmU gene encoding bifunctional sugar-1-phosphate nucleotidylyltransferase/acetyltransferase produces the protein MDIDTAVVLAAGEGTRLRPLTRNRPKPMLPAGNRPILEHVFDALVEAGVEELVAVVGYKRDRVQDHFGPTYRDVPVTYVTQRKQLGSGHALLQASEAVDESVLVLNGDRLIDAGTVSAVADSFAETGDPSLAVVERQDTSRYGAVEMHGDEIADLVEKPRTDDYRLINAGVYAFSADIFTAIEETSRQEGELALTDTLERIIERDRVRGVEVDGMWVDATYPWDLLTVAREVLSRGRVVEAARSDGVWIADSARVHHEAVLQAPVVVGQDCEVGPDAVIGPNTALGSNVTVGSNAVVQDSVIDADTRIDPGSTLMDTVTGQDVHLGASTVVPAGPADVQVGTNIFEEQRLGAVIADRARARGNVSFTPGSLVGPKAHLDVGVTVRGNVEEGAEVTR, from the coding sequence ATGGACATCGATACGGCGGTGGTGCTCGCCGCTGGCGAGGGGACTAGACTGCGGCCGCTGACCCGGAATCGGCCGAAACCGATGCTGCCCGCTGGGAACCGTCCGATTCTCGAACACGTCTTCGACGCGCTGGTCGAGGCGGGTGTCGAGGAGCTGGTCGCGGTCGTCGGCTACAAGCGCGACCGCGTGCAGGACCACTTCGGGCCGACCTATCGTGACGTGCCGGTCACCTACGTCACACAGCGCAAGCAACTGGGCAGTGGACACGCGCTCTTGCAGGCGAGCGAGGCCGTCGACGAGTCGGTGCTCGTGCTCAACGGCGACCGGCTTATCGACGCGGGGACGGTGTCGGCCGTCGCCGACAGCTTCGCCGAGACGGGCGACCCGTCGCTGGCGGTCGTCGAGCGACAGGATACGAGCCGGTACGGGGCCGTCGAGATGCACGGCGACGAAATTGCCGACCTCGTCGAGAAACCCCGCACCGACGACTACCGGCTCATCAACGCCGGCGTCTACGCCTTCTCGGCGGACATCTTCACTGCTATCGAGGAGACGTCGCGACAGGAGGGCGAGCTGGCACTGACGGACACCCTGGAGCGTATCATCGAGCGCGACCGGGTCCGCGGCGTCGAGGTCGACGGGATGTGGGTCGACGCCACCTACCCGTGGGACCTGCTGACCGTGGCTCGTGAGGTCCTCTCGCGGGGCCGTGTCGTCGAGGCGGCCCGCAGTGACGGCGTCTGGATCGCCGATTCGGCACGGGTCCACCACGAGGCCGTCCTCCAGGCGCCGGTCGTCGTCGGCCAGGACTGTGAGGTCGGGCCCGACGCCGTCATCGGCCCGAACACGGCGCTTGGCAGCAACGTCACCGTCGGCTCGAACGCCGTCGTCCAGGACAGCGTCATCGACGCGGACACGCGCATCGACCCCGGGTCGACGCTCATGGACACTGTCACCGGGCAGGACGTCCACCTCGGGGCGAGTACGGTGGTCCCCGCCGGTCCGGCCGACGTCCAGGTCGGGACGAACATCTTCGAGGAGCAGCGCCTGGGCGCGGTCATCGCCGACCGGGCCCGAGCTCGCGGGAACGTCAGCTTCACGCCGGGGTCGCTGGTCGGCCCGAAGGCCCACCTCGACGTGGGCGTGACCGTGCGTGGCAACGTCGAGGAGGGCGCGGAGGTGACTCGCTGA
- a CDS encoding CheF family chemotaxis protein, with amino-acid sequence MSDTEKKIADMQGQYLQAVSQGQRLTDAEWQNCRIILTTERIALIADSKRQVALTDIDRIADRFDVNQQSAGVSEYVALHVGEDVLLVSASDHEAFETDFYRASLDGAVILVQHPAVKGGVVQSNEWTKGRLKISDEAVRLAMADGQAVDIDRADIGDLTVEDKQVSGEERTVIQVEHSQDDISVESHLAGEEFHATVLRTMLEDSAEQNRADLDLSSTEKRVIMALHSGVSPFDIPNFVGIDVEKTEAIFDRLIELDVISVLRERTEVSLTTKGRRVAGDRMGEQ; translated from the coding sequence ATGAGCGACACAGAGAAGAAAATCGCCGACATGCAGGGCCAGTACCTGCAGGCGGTCTCGCAGGGCCAGCGGCTCACCGACGCCGAGTGGCAGAACTGCCGCATCATCCTCACGACCGAACGCATCGCGCTCATCGCCGACAGCAAGCGACAGGTCGCGCTGACCGACATCGACCGCATCGCCGACCGGTTCGACGTGAACCAGCAGAGCGCCGGCGTCTCCGAGTACGTGGCGCTTCACGTCGGCGAGGACGTCCTGCTGGTCTCGGCGTCGGACCACGAGGCCTTCGAGACGGACTTCTACCGGGCGAGCCTCGATGGCGCGGTCATCCTCGTCCAGCACCCCGCGGTGAAAGGTGGCGTCGTCCAGAGCAACGAGTGGACGAAGGGCCGACTGAAGATATCGGACGAAGCAGTCAGGCTTGCGATGGCCGACGGCCAGGCCGTCGACATCGACCGGGCCGACATCGGCGACCTGACCGTCGAGGACAAACAGGTCTCCGGGGAGGAACGGACGGTCATCCAGGTCGAACACAGCCAGGACGACATCAGCGTCGAGAGCCACCTCGCCGGCGAGGAGTTCCACGCCACCGTCCTCCGGACGATGTTAGAGGACAGCGCCGAGCAGAACCGCGCCGACCTGGACCTCTCCTCGACGGAGAAACGCGTCATCATGGCGCTGCACTCGGGGGTCTCACCCTTCGACATCCCCAACTTCGTCGGCATCGACGTCGAGAAGACCGAGGCGATATTCGACCGCCTCATCGAACTCGACGTCATCAGCGTCCTGCGCGAGCGGACCGAGGTGTCGCTGACGACGAAGGGACGGCGGGTTGCTGGGGACCGGATGGGAGAGCAGTAG
- the acs gene encoding acetate--CoA ligase, whose amino-acid sequence MSDEEVQLEARLEEQDVFEPPESFVEQANVADPAIYDEFEEEGPDAWERAADLLDWESEWDQVLDDSDAPFYEWFTDGKLNASENCLDRHLDDRGEAAAIEWIGELGEKRTYSYSELHREVNEFAAALRDLGVEEDDVVTMYMPMIPELPVAMLACARIGAPHSVVFAGFSADALATRMESADSEYLVTCDGYYRRGDPLPHKEKANEGLEDVGHDVETVVVDRLDDDYDHPMKDGEHDYDELVGEHAGATVEPVTRDAEDMLFLMYTSGTTGQPKGVKHTTGGYLSYAAWTSHAVLDVKPDDTYWCSADIGWITGHSYIVYGPLALGTTTVMYEGTPDYPEKDRLWEIVDEYDVTQLYTAPTAIRAFMKWGKEYPDSHDLSSLRLLGTVGEPINPRAWKWYYKHIGKESCPVVDTWWQTETGGMMLTTLPAIGEMKPGTAGPPLPGISADVVDVSGDPVGAGKAGYLVVNQPWPGMLRTLYKNDERFVDEYWREYSNPDRDEWVYFPEDGAKIDEGGYITVLGRVDDVLNVSGHRLGTMEIESAIVGVEGVAEAAVVGGDHEIKGEAVYAYVITEDGTEETEALKERIVEGVEDAIGPIARPEAIIFTPELPKTRSGKIMRRLLEEIANGEELGDTSTLRNPDVVSDIQSKMSGD is encoded by the coding sequence ATGTCAGACGAGGAGGTCCAACTTGAAGCACGACTCGAAGAACAGGACGTCTTCGAGCCACCGGAGTCGTTCGTCGAGCAGGCCAACGTCGCCGACCCTGCTATCTACGACGAGTTCGAAGAAGAAGGCCCCGACGCCTGGGAGCGGGCGGCCGACCTACTCGACTGGGAGTCCGAGTGGGACCAGGTGCTGGACGACAGCGACGCCCCGTTCTACGAGTGGTTCACAGACGGGAAGCTGAACGCCTCAGAGAACTGTCTCGACCGGCATCTCGACGACCGGGGCGAGGCGGCCGCCATCGAGTGGATCGGCGAACTCGGCGAGAAACGCACCTACAGCTACAGCGAACTCCACCGCGAAGTCAACGAGTTCGCCGCCGCGCTGCGGGACCTCGGCGTCGAGGAGGACGACGTGGTCACGATGTACATGCCGATGATTCCGGAGCTCCCGGTCGCCATGCTGGCGTGTGCCCGCATCGGCGCCCCCCATTCGGTCGTCTTCGCGGGCTTCTCCGCGGACGCGCTCGCGACCCGGATGGAATCGGCCGACTCCGAGTATCTCGTGACGTGTGACGGCTACTACCGCCGCGGTGACCCGCTGCCCCACAAGGAGAAGGCAAACGAGGGGCTCGAGGACGTGGGCCACGACGTCGAGACCGTCGTCGTCGACCGGCTAGACGACGACTACGACCACCCGATGAAAGACGGGGAACACGATTACGACGAGCTCGTCGGCGAACACGCCGGCGCGACCGTCGAGCCGGTCACCCGTGACGCCGAGGACATGCTCTTTCTCATGTACACCTCGGGGACGACCGGCCAGCCCAAGGGCGTCAAACACACGACCGGGGGCTACCTCTCGTATGCGGCCTGGACCAGCCACGCGGTACTGGACGTCAAGCCCGACGACACCTACTGGTGTTCGGCCGACATCGGCTGGATTACCGGCCACTCCTACATCGTCTATGGGCCGCTGGCGCTGGGGACGACGACGGTGATGTACGAGGGGACGCCGGACTACCCCGAGAAAGACCGGCTCTGGGAAATCGTCGATGAGTACGACGTGACCCAGCTCTACACCGCCCCCACCGCCATCCGCGCGTTCATGAAGTGGGGCAAGGAGTATCCCGACAGTCACGACCTCTCCAGCCTGCGCCTGCTGGGCACCGTCGGGGAGCCAATCAACCCCCGCGCCTGGAAGTGGTACTACAAACACATCGGCAAGGAGTCCTGCCCCGTGGTCGACACCTGGTGGCAGACCGAGACCGGCGGGATGATGCTGACGACGCTGCCGGCCATCGGGGAGATGAAACCCGGGACAGCGGGGCCGCCGCTGCCGGGTATCAGCGCCGACGTGGTCGACGTGAGCGGCGACCCCGTCGGTGCCGGAAAAGCCGGCTATCTGGTCGTGAACCAGCCCTGGCCCGGGATGCTCCGGACCCTGTACAAGAACGACGAGCGCTTCGTCGACGAGTACTGGCGGGAGTACTCCAACCCCGACCGCGACGAGTGGGTGTACTTCCCCGAGGACGGGGCCAAAATCGACGAGGGCGGCTACATCACCGTCCTCGGGCGTGTCGACGACGTGCTCAACGTCTCGGGCCACCGCCTGGGCACGATGGAGATAGAGAGCGCCATCGTCGGCGTCGAGGGCGTCGCGGAGGCGGCCGTCGTCGGCGGGGACCACGAGATCAAGGGCGAGGCCGTCTACGCCTACGTCATCACCGAGGACGGCACCGAGGAGACCGAGGCGCTGAAAGAGCGAATCGTCGAGGGTGTCGAGGACGCCATCGGCCCCATCGCGCGGCCGGAGGCTATCATCTTCACGCCCGAACTCCCGAAGACCCGCTCGGGGAAGATAATGCGCCGACTGCTGGAGGAGATCGCCAACGGCGAAGAGCTGGGCGACACCAGCACGCTGCGCAACCCCGACGTGGTCAGTGACATTCAGTCGAAAATGAGCGGCGACTAA
- a CDS encoding DUF4212 domain-containing protein — MTEAAQRHRNTDYLDEEVNLLKPSTPYMRDHLRIVWVGFVAWALIVFGPVTLTAIAPEVMTTTMPVLGFPWHYFLVGFGAPTGALILAAIYARQRDKLDDKYGIDHSEPGAGAPESDDSGEAAATDGGERPEGSRASSDQRSDGGEPSETRRASSEPRSDGGQR; from the coding sequence ATGACAGAGGCCGCACAGCGCCATCGGAACACGGACTATCTCGACGAGGAGGTGAACTTGCTGAAGCCGTCCACGCCGTACATGCGTGACCACCTCAGAATCGTCTGGGTCGGCTTCGTCGCCTGGGCGCTCATCGTCTTCGGGCCGGTGACCCTGACGGCCATCGCCCCTGAGGTGATGACCACGACGATGCCGGTGCTTGGCTTCCCGTGGCACTACTTCCTCGTCGGCTTCGGTGCGCCGACGGGCGCGCTCATCCTGGCGGCCATCTACGCCCGCCAGCGAGACAAGCTCGACGACAAGTACGGTATCGACCACAGCGAGCCCGGCGCTGGCGCTCCGGAGTCGGACGACTCCGGTGAGGCCGCCGCCACGGACGGGGGTGAGCGACCCGAAGGGTCGCGAGCCTCGTCTGACCAGCGGTCAGACGGTGGCGAGCCGAGTGAAACGAGGCGAGCTTCGTCGGAACCCCGTTCCGACGGGGGCCAGCGATGA
- a CDS encoding VC_2705 family sodium/solute symporter, which yields MTIPLQAEALDISFKLLPAIIVFLMMASFLVIGYVFKVADTEGMWVAGRGIGNIENGMAIGANWMSAASYLGLAGLVALAGFYGLAFIVGWTTGYFVLLIFLAAQMRRFGKYTAPDFVADRFNSPTARALAAFTTLLIAYVYSVGQARGMGLVGQYVFGLDIIPMIVVMMTITVGYLALSGMLGATKNMAVQYVILIVAFLAGVYAVGFTGGYSTVLPQIEYGALISELSRQFTEPFIGGNSYYLWVATAFSLIFGTCGLPHVLVRFYTVKSERTARWSTVWGLFFILLLYWAAPAMAAFGVDLFAAVNNISPEAVFTGGQAMSGAEGDVIVVLAAQFADLPTWFVGLVAAGAMAAAIATTAGLFITASSAVAHDIYAELINPDATQRQQVLIGRATIVGIGALVTVTAFNPPALIGELVAYAFSLAGTVLFPMFFLGLWWENTNRQGALAGMTVGLLLWITSIINSVLPAYVPALADIAGEGGALIPIYAQYVPPIGAALVGTPLVFLVTIAVSLATPEPPLETKKMVRQCHSPEPMGQQQSAEDIVSSGGDTPADD from the coding sequence ATGACGATACCCCTGCAGGCCGAGGCGCTGGACATCTCGTTCAAACTGCTGCCGGCTATCATCGTCTTCCTGATGATGGCCTCCTTCCTGGTCATCGGCTACGTCTTCAAAGTGGCCGACACCGAGGGGATGTGGGTCGCCGGACGGGGCATCGGCAACATCGAGAACGGGATGGCCATCGGCGCCAACTGGATGTCCGCGGCGTCGTATCTCGGACTGGCCGGACTGGTCGCGCTGGCCGGCTTCTACGGCCTCGCGTTCATCGTCGGCTGGACGACCGGCTACTTCGTCTTGCTCATCTTCCTCGCGGCACAGATGCGCCGGTTCGGGAAGTACACCGCGCCAGACTTCGTCGCGGACCGGTTCAACTCACCGACGGCACGGGCGCTGGCGGCCTTCACCACGCTGCTCATCGCATACGTCTACTCCGTGGGCCAGGCCCGCGGGATGGGGCTGGTCGGCCAGTACGTCTTCGGCCTCGACATCATCCCGATGATCGTCGTCATGATGACCATCACCGTCGGCTACCTCGCGCTCTCGGGGATGCTGGGCGCGACCAAGAACATGGCCGTCCAGTACGTCATCCTCATCGTCGCGTTCCTCGCGGGCGTCTACGCCGTCGGCTTCACGGGCGGGTACTCGACGGTCCTGCCACAGATAGAGTACGGTGCGTTGATCAGCGAACTCAGCCGACAGTTCACCGAACCGTTCATCGGTGGGAACAGCTACTACCTCTGGGTGGCGACGGCCTTTTCGCTCATCTTCGGGACCTGTGGCCTCCCGCACGTCCTCGTGCGGTTCTACACGGTCAAGAGCGAGCGGACCGCCCGCTGGTCGACCGTCTGGGGACTGTTCTTCATTCTCCTGCTGTACTGGGCCGCACCCGCGATGGCCGCCTTCGGCGTCGACCTGTTCGCGGCGGTCAACAACATCTCGCCGGAAGCCGTCTTCACCGGCGGGCAAGCGATGTCCGGCGCGGAAGGTGACGTCATCGTCGTGCTCGCCGCGCAGTTTGCCGACCTCCCGACGTGGTTCGTCGGGCTCGTCGCTGCAGGCGCGATGGCCGCGGCCATCGCGACGACCGCGGGCCTGTTCATCACGGCCTCGTCGGCGGTCGCACACGACATCTACGCCGAGCTCATCAACCCCGACGCGACCCAGCGCCAGCAGGTGCTCATCGGGCGCGCGACCATCGTCGGCATCGGCGCCCTGGTCACGGTGACCGCCTTTAACCCGCCGGCGCTCATCGGCGAACTCGTCGCCTACGCCTTCTCGCTGGCCGGGACCGTCCTCTTCCCGATGTTCTTCCTCGGGCTCTGGTGGGAGAACACGAATCGGCAGGGCGCCCTGGCCGGGATGACCGTCGGCCTCCTGCTGTGGATAACGTCGATTATCAACAGCGTCCTGCCAGCCTACGTTCCCGCCCTTGCCGACATCGCCGGTGAAGGCGGCGCGCTCATCCCGATATACGCCCAGTACGTCCCGCCCATCGGCGCCGCGCTGGTCGGGACGCCGCTGGTCTTCCTGGTCACTATCGCCGTCTCGCTGGCGACGCCCGAGCCGCCACTGGAGACCAAGAAGATGGTCCGACAGTGTCACAGCCCGGAACCGATGGGCCAGCAACAGTCCGCCGAGGATATCGTGTCCAGCGGCGGCGATACCCCTGCGGACGACTAA
- a CDS encoding universal stress protein, which produces MYENILIPTDGSKTANVAVEHAVDLAAKYGATVHALYVVDPDWLAYSLGSEQLDRIRQGNIGEMDELEADAAEATGVVADAAREKDIEVVEAVRGGTPHKIITTYADSNDIDLVVIGSHGRSGVRRALLGSVTERVLRSTHLPVLVVDEQRED; this is translated from the coding sequence ATGTACGAGAACATCCTCATCCCGACGGACGGAAGCAAAACGGCGAACGTCGCAGTCGAGCACGCGGTGGACCTCGCCGCGAAGTACGGGGCGACGGTGCACGCGCTGTACGTCGTCGACCCCGACTGGCTCGCCTACAGCCTCGGGTCCGAGCAACTCGACCGTATCAGACAGGGGAACATCGGCGAGATGGACGAGCTGGAAGCCGACGCCGCCGAGGCGACGGGGGTCGTCGCCGACGCGGCCCGCGAAAAGGACATCGAGGTCGTCGAAGCGGTCCGGGGCGGCACGCCCCACAAGATCATCACCACCTACGCCGACAGCAACGACATCGACCTCGTCGTGATCGGGAGCCACGGCCGCTCCGGCGTCCGCCGGGCCCTGCTCGGCAGCGTCACCGAGCGCGTCCTGCGCTCGACGCACCTCCCGGTGCTCGTCGTCGACGAGCAGCGCGAGGACTGA
- a CDS encoding AbrB/MazE/SpoVT family DNA-binding domain-containing protein, translating to MSKSLDERGRLYLPKEVRERFGEQYRIVELPSHVALFPVDDDPIEGVRAAVGDAFEGQDADRLKTAARDRISDDVATETGDRTQGE from the coding sequence ATGTCCAAATCGCTCGACGAACGGGGCCGGCTCTACCTCCCGAAGGAGGTCCGCGAGCGGTTCGGCGAGCAGTACCGTATCGTCGAATTGCCGAGTCACGTCGCTCTCTTTCCCGTCGACGACGACCCTATCGAAGGCGTTCGAGCGGCCGTCGGTGACGCGTTCGAGGGACAGGACGCCGACCGACTGAAGACTGCGGCGCGCGACCGAATCTCGGACGACGTGGCCACAGAGACGGGTGACCGAACCCAGGGAGAGTGA
- a CDS encoding PIN domain-containing protein: MYVETDFLIALLKEDDWLQESPLRALEARDDIHTSVLAYAELLVMFYDREQAEYDIDVPRAVSNLLELVPIRPEIHEEAVLAAAAFLDEYQLTPFDALHAGMAAVRDGAVLSSEQDYETVGLDRLPLESYQTE, from the coding sequence GTGTACGTGGAGACGGATTTCCTGATTGCGCTGTTGAAAGAGGACGACTGGCTGCAGGAGTCCCCACTCCGGGCGCTGGAAGCGCGCGACGACATCCACACGTCCGTCCTCGCCTACGCTGAGCTACTCGTCATGTTTTACGACCGTGAACAGGCGGAGTACGATATCGACGTCCCACGTGCCGTCTCGAATTTGCTCGAACTTGTCCCCATCAGACCGGAGATACACGAGGAAGCTGTGCTGGCCGCCGCGGCGTTTCTGGACGAGTACCAGTTGACGCCGTTCGATGCACTCCACGCCGGGATGGCCGCAGTTCGTGACGGAGCGGTACTGTCGAGCGAGCAGGACTACGAGACGGTCGGACTCGACAGACTCCCGTTGGAATCATATCAGACTGAGTGA
- a CDS encoding CheF family chemotaxis protein has protein sequence MSGDEHKILDTSGDFQYVVRGGDPVADPRWQSCRLIVTNKRIVLATNEGKTPIPHSNISVPDEPESVVPEEVPPGATVLSVGDNVLLVDASNVSDFEFEYRRATLQGEVILARHPAVVGGVIQDDAEWSKARFRLDDDEVRLQFPGGGSTVFDIDDVGTIETSESTVLGDQRTVVEVEHTDEEDRSVETHFSGMAHHTDALEALFGAVVDEREDDYELSEMESQVLMALYSGVSPFEMADFVGTTPDDVEEIYQKLLDVGAVDKVRERTEVSLNAQGRNMASEAMSGE, from the coding sequence ATGAGTGGTGACGAACACAAGATACTCGACACGTCCGGCGACTTCCAGTACGTCGTCCGCGGCGGCGACCCGGTCGCCGACCCCAGATGGCAGTCCTGCCGACTCATCGTCACCAACAAGCGAATCGTCCTCGCGACCAACGAGGGCAAGACGCCGATTCCCCACTCGAACATCTCCGTGCCCGACGAGCCCGAGAGCGTCGTGCCCGAGGAGGTGCCTCCGGGTGCGACCGTGCTCTCGGTCGGCGACAACGTCCTGCTGGTGGACGCGAGCAACGTCTCCGATTTCGAGTTCGAGTACCGACGGGCGACCCTGCAGGGCGAGGTCATCCTCGCCCGGCATCCCGCCGTCGTGGGCGGCGTCATCCAGGACGACGCCGAGTGGAGCAAGGCCCGGTTCCGACTGGACGACGACGAGGTCCGACTGCAGTTCCCGGGCGGTGGGTCGACCGTCTTCGATATCGACGACGTTGGCACCATCGAGACCAGCGAGAGCACCGTGCTGGGCGACCAGCGAACGGTCGTCGAGGTCGAACACACCGACGAGGAGGACCGCAGCGTCGAGACCCACTTCTCCGGAATGGCCCACCACACCGACGCGCTGGAGGCGCTGTTCGGTGCCGTCGTCGACGAGCGAGAGGACGACTACGAACTCTCCGAGATGGAGAGCCAGGTGCTGATGGCGCTGTATTCGGGGGTTTCGCCCTTCGAGATGGCCGACTTCGTCGGAACGACGCCCGACGACGTCGAGGAGATTTACCAGAAGCTGCTGGACGTCGGCGCGGTCGATAAAGTCCGCGAGCGAACGGAGGTCAGTCTGAACGCGCAGGGGCGGAATATGGCGAGTGAAGCGATGAGTGGGGAGTAG